In the genome of Brienomyrus brachyistius isolate T26 chromosome 17, BBRACH_0.4, whole genome shotgun sequence, one region contains:
- the LOC125711445 gene encoding olfactory receptor 1D2-like — translation MVPGKRKAAVKKRPNLHHCQLKTRRMEKFSSEMFFILAGLNETRGDKNIYFGFSFVSYLCTLFVNLSLIQIISTEKILHEPMFIFLCNLCVNGIFGATGFYPKILIDLMSDSHIISYGACILQSCVVHTYILSELTNLTVMAYDRYVAICKPLEYHSIMTPRRLRNLILTAWFFPLSQILMGVLLTVRLPLCGIRIEKVYCSNWDIVRLSCSDYTLNNLHAYSVIVSYFIQLGLIVVSYSHIIRASIRSRAEQKKFMETCLPHLLTLMNFILALLFDIMYARYGSSSSLLPLRNVLSVEYLVVPPLLNPLIYGLKLKQIRRSVWRLLYRKVSVLT, via the coding sequence ATGGTACCAGGGAAGAGAAAGGCTGCAGTAAAAAAGAGGCCCAACCTCCATCACTGCCAGTTAAAAACACGCAGAATGGAGAAGTTCTCCAGTGAAATGTTCTTCATTCTTGCTGGATTGAATGAGACAAGGGGAGACAAAAACATCTACTTTGGCTTTTCTTTTGTGTCCTACCTCTGTACGCTTTTTGTAAATCTGTCTCTCATACAAATCATTTCCACAGAGAAGATTCTCCATGAGCCCATGTTCATCTTCCTGTGTAATCTCTGTGTTAATGGCATTTTTGGGGCTACGGGTTTCTACCCCAAGATTCTTATTGACCTCATGTCAGACTCCCACATAATTTCATACGGCGCATGTATACTTCAGTCTTGCGTGGTCCACACTTATATTCTTTCTGAACTGACCAATCTGACAGTGATGGCTTATGACAGGTATGTTGCAATTTGCAAACCACTGGAGTATCACTCCATCATGACACCACGGAGGCTGAGGAACCTGATATTAACTGCCTGGTTTTTTCCTTTAAGTCAGATTTTGATGGGCGTATTGCTGACGGTCAGACTGCCTCTCTGTGGAATTAGGATTGAAAAAGTTTACTGCTCCAATTGGGATATTGTTAGATTATCCTGCTCTGATTACACTCTGAACAATCTTCATGCCTACTCTGTCATTGTTTCATACTTTATTCAGTTGGGGTTGATCGTGGTCTCCTACAGCCACATCATCAGGGCGTCCATAAGATCCAGGGCAGAACAGAAGAAGTTCATGGAGACCTGCCTGCCCCACCTGCTCACTCTGATGAACTTCATTCTTGCCCTTCTTTTTGACATCATGTACGCACGCTATGgctccagcagcagccttctGCCCCTCCGTAACGTGCTCTCTGTAGAGTACCTCGTCGTTCCTCCCCTGCTGAACCCCCTCATTTACGGCCTCAAGCTGAAGCAGATTCGTCGCAGTGTCTGGAGGCTGCTGTACAGAAAAGTCAGTGTGCTGACATAA
- the LOC125711441 gene encoding olfactory receptor 51E2-like isoform X1 — protein MVPGKRKTAVKKKTNLRPCQLKTAGMEKVSGEMFFILAGLNETRGDKNIYFGFSFVSYLCTLFVNLSLILIISTEKILHEPMFIFLCNLCVNGIFGATSFYPKILIDLMSDSYVISYTACIVQIFAVHTYFMSELTNLTVMAYDRASIRSRAEQKKFMETCLPHLLTLINFILSIFFDVMYARYGSSSSLLPLRNVLSIEYLVVPPLLNPLIYGLKLKQIRRSVWRLLYRKVSVLT, from the exons ATGGTACCAGGGAAGAGGAAGACTGCGGTAAAAAAGAAAACCAACCTCCGTCCATGCCAGTTAAAAACAGCTGGAATGGAGAAAGTTTCCGGTGAAATGTTCTTCATTCTTGCTGGATTGAATGAGACAAGGGGAGACAAAAACATCTACTTTGGCTTTTCTTTTGTGTCCTACCTCTGTACGCTTTTTGTAAATCTGTCTCTCATACTAATCATTTCCACAGAGAAGATTCTCCATGAGCCCATGTTCATCTTCCTGTGTAATCTCTGTGTTAATGGCATTTTTGGGGCTACTAGTTTCTACCCCAAGATTCTCATTGACCTCATGTCAGATTCTTACGTTATTTCATACACCGCATGTATAGTTCAAATTTTTGCAGTCCACACTTATTTCATGTCTGAACTGACCAATCTGACAGTGATGGCTTATGACAG GGCATCCATAAGATCCAGGGCAGAACAGAAGAAGTTCATGGAGACCTGCCTGCCCCACCTGCTCACTCTGATAAACTTCATTCTGTCTATCTTTTTTGACGTCATGTACGCACGCTATGgctccagcagcagccttctGCCCCTCCGTAACGTGCTCTCTATAGAGTACCTCGTCGTTCCTCCCCTGTTGAACCCCCTCATTTACGGCCTCAAGCTGAAGCAGATTCGTCGCAGTGTCTGGAGGCTGCTGTATAGAAAAGTCAGTGTGCTGACATAG